Proteins encoded within one genomic window of uncultured Methanobrevibacter sp.:
- a CDS encoding ribose-phosphate diphosphokinase — MIIGGSASQDLAAHVARELGEELCYVETRKFPDGERYLRIDGEISDEVTVIQSTGYPQDENLMELLFIIANLKDLGAKKVRVVVPYMGYARQEKRFNPGETISAKIICELIQSAGADEFITFNIHEQCVLNFFDIPARNISAMPSIAEYLNKKYVKKEDKKPLIIAPDKGAYGFAQEMSEILDCDCTYLTKVRLGPDKVETKIVDVRCDSESENTVNVDSVKGMHAIIIDDIIATGGTIVNAINILKQYGASSIDVCCVHPILTNNGATRIYAAGANKIIGTNSLSSDTSRVSIAKAIADALRD, encoded by the coding sequence TGGCAGCTCATGTAGCCCGTGAGCTTGGAGAAGAATTATGTTACGTTGAAACTCGCAAGTTTCCGGATGGTGAAAGATATTTAAGGATAGACGGTGAAATTTCTGATGAGGTAACTGTTATTCAGTCTACTGGATATCCTCAGGATGAAAATCTGATGGAATTATTGTTTATAATAGCAAATCTAAAGGATTTGGGTGCTAAAAAAGTAAGAGTTGTAGTTCCATATATGGGGTATGCAAGACAGGAAAAACGTTTCAATCCTGGTGAAACAATTTCTGCTAAAATCATCTGCGAATTGATTCAGTCAGCAGGTGCTGATGAGTTTATTACATTCAATATTCATGAACAGTGTGTTTTAAACTTCTTTGATATTCCTGCAAGAAACATCTCAGCGATGCCTTCCATTGCAGAGTATTTAAATAAAAAATACGTTAAAAAAGAGGATAAAAAACCATTAATCATTGCTCCGGATAAAGGTGCATATGGATTTGCACAGGAAATGTCAGAAATCCTCGACTGTGACTGTACTTATTTGACTAAAGTTCGTTTAGGTCCTGATAAAGTAGAAACCAAGATTGTTGATGTTAGATGTGATAGTGAAAGTGAAAATACTGTTAATGTGGATTCAGTAAAAGGCATGCATGCAATTATTATTGATGATATTATTGCAACTGGTGGAACCATTGTCAATGCAATAAACATCCTAAAACAATATGGTGCATCATCAATTGATGTATGCTGCGTTCATCCGATTTTAACCAATAATGGTGCTACAAGAATATATGCTGCAGGTGCTAATAAAATCATTGGAACTAACAGTTTATCTTCTGATACTTCACGTGTATCTATCGCAAAAGCTATTGCGGATGCATTGAGGGATTAA